A genomic stretch from Acetobacter ascendens includes:
- the fabG gene encoding 3-oxoacyl-[acyl-carrier-protein] reductase, whose amino-acid sequence MFKLDGKTALVTGATGGIGSAIARLLHAQGANVVLSGTREAVLQKQAEELGEGRAFYVAANLSDPKEADGLIAKAEEAAGAPIDILVNNAGLTRDMLALRMKDEDWDQVLNVDLSSPFRLCRAALKGMLRRRAGRIINISSVIGATGNAGQANYAAAKAGIVGMSKSLAQEAGPRGVTVNVVAPGFIVTPMTDALPDAQKEKLLGAIPLGRQGQPEDVASAVLYLASEQAAWVTGTTLHVNGGMAMV is encoded by the coding sequence ATGTTCAAATTGGACGGAAAAACCGCACTGGTTACAGGTGCAACCGGCGGCATTGGCAGCGCCATTGCACGTTTACTGCACGCACAGGGCGCAAACGTGGTGCTATCTGGCACGCGTGAAGCCGTGTTGCAGAAGCAGGCAGAAGAACTGGGAGAAGGGCGCGCATTCTACGTGGCTGCCAACCTTTCTGACCCCAAAGAAGCAGATGGCCTAATTGCCAAGGCGGAAGAAGCCGCTGGGGCTCCCATTGATATTCTGGTGAACAATGCAGGCTTAACGCGCGATATGCTGGCCCTGCGCATGAAGGATGAAGACTGGGATCAGGTTCTGAATGTTGATCTGTCTTCTCCTTTCCGGCTGTGCCGTGCAGCACTTAAAGGCATGCTGCGCCGCCGGGCAGGGCGTATTATCAACATTTCCTCGGTTATCGGCGCCACTGGCAATGCCGGGCAGGCCAACTATGCTGCTGCAAAAGCTGGCATTGTGGGTATGAGCAAATCCTTGGCGCAGGAAGCCGGCCCACGCGGCGTAACCGTAAATGTTGTGGCCCCCGGCTTTATCGTAACCCCCATGACAGACGCTCTGCCAGATGCGCAGAAAGAAAAACTGCTGGGCGCGATTCCGCTGGGCCGCCAGGGTCAGCCAGAAGATGTGGCTTCTGCCGTGCTGTATCTGGCATCGGAACAAGCCGCATGGGTTACGGGCACCACGCTGCACGTAAACGGCGGCATGGCAATGGTTTAA
- a CDS encoding acyl carrier protein, whose amino-acid sequence MSEIADKVKKIVVEHLGVEESKVTPDASFIDDLGADSLDTVELVMAFEEAFNVEIPEDAAEKITTVKDAIDYIEKQKAA is encoded by the coding sequence ATGAGCGAAATCGCTGATAAGGTTAAGAAAATCGTGGTCGAGCATCTCGGCGTCGAGGAAAGCAAGGTCACACCGGATGCATCGTTCATCGATGACCTGGGCGCTGACAGCCTTGATACCGTTGAGCTGGTGATGGCGTTTGAAGAAGCCTTCAATGTCGAAATCCCGGAAGATGCAGCGGAAAAAATCACCACCGTTAAAGATGCTATCGATTACATCGAAAAGCAGAAAGCTGCCTGA